The Entelurus aequoreus isolate RoL-2023_Sb linkage group LG08, RoL_Eaeq_v1.1, whole genome shotgun sequence genome segment GCCGAAGGCGTCCGCATCCACGGGGGAGAAAGTCACCGAGGCCCTGAGACCTTTCCACGACCGCTTGGAGGCCTGCTTCAAGCAACTGCGAGAGAAGGTGGAGAAACAATACGGAGTCAAGACTCTGGTAaggccatcttttgacactattattagtaatattattagtattattcccAGTGCTATTCTCTTTACAAACATCATGTTTTGCTGAGGTGCTTTTGAGTGCTGTGTTGCCAATATTTAGAGTTTAAGCTAGAGatctccgataatatcggtcggcCGAttattaattagcgcccctgcggctattcaaggaaatacggtatatctttctacactgcaaaaagtcagtgttcaaaaacaaaaagaaaaaaaaaataggggtattttatttgaactaagcaaaattatctgccaatagaacaagaaaattcggcttgtcaagactttccaaaacaagtcaaatgagctaacctcaatgaacccaaaatacctttaaaataagtatattctcactaataacaagtgcacttttcttggtagaaaaaaaagagacctttttgctcaatatgttgaaaaatattcttaaatgaagtaaatgctagtgccattatcttgacataatgatatgtgctcggcgttcttgaaaccagcaaacttatactaaaaactcatttattgttcttaatggaaaggcaacaaggcaacatcttgttactctcggggtctcctagccgctcaggcaaaccatattgtctaaaaatgcatttttccatcgataacatgacataatcgcgccaaatgcgtgctcttttagtcaattattgCGCATATATGtaacgggtataagaaatactttgattatttgagtgaaattcctgctaaaatatgtaccgtatttccttgaatagccgccggggcgctaattaatttaaaacctcttctcactcctgcgcttaccttatcatgaaaatcacatttaattaaaaaaacgttattatggtcttacctttaggtataaatgagtccatgcacagctcctataaaagtcttccttatctttcttcagttttaaaagtctcgatggagatcttcctttaggtattacctcctgcttcgattgaaagtccagtttagaaaactgttttattttagatatgtaatcctccatggtaaaagtgcaagcaaacaatggctgctcactcttgctgcatgttgtcttcttctgcagcaccggtcttctgcagtatagcagtcgcaagaagtatcactagcgccctctaccaccaggaggcggaagtcatttaatgactcatatttgacccggcggaagtgccaagcatgcgctaattattttgcgaaacgagtttgacccggctgtaattctaggcaggcgaatactatattccatgcggcaattcaaggaaattcggtatattgttttgttatgcaatgagaggtccgattgcgccatctgctggtacctgAAAAGTCTGTAGATAATACCGCAAACCGGAAGCTATTagtagacttcctgttctctgctaatggtaagacacgttttgatattgctctgcaaaatattataaatctcacgttagctttagtgtaatttataatattttgcaGAGCAATATCAAAGCGTGTCTTACCATTAGCAGTGTACAGGAAGTCTGCCAATAAGCTTCCGGTTTGCGGTCATATTTACAGACTTTcaggtaccagcagatggcgcaattggacctctcattgcataacaaaacaatatacatattttagcaggaatttcactcaaataatcaaagtatttcttatacccgttacatatatgcagcccggcccccggccaacatttttttaaatgaactatttctgttcaaaattgtttgaaatgtcacatgttaaatgtttaaatattaactgtcagtttactgtactgtgccaactgtactactatatgagtacgtgttttctattttttcattgtaaataaaacagcaaaagtcaatttggctgtcatctgttttaattatgagacacagttgtgtcaaagtcatgatttttttttcatgcttgaaatgagaaattattattttttaaaaagtacttttatacttgtcagacacagctttgcaacagtcgatattctagtttcaagcatgttttactcaatataggtcatcaaatctcagcaacaagctgtaatatcttactgagatcatttaggaccaaaacctttaaaaacaagtaaaacactctaacataaaatctgcttaatgagaagaattatcttatcagacagaaaataagcaaatatcacccttatttgagatatttcatcttacttagatttcactttttgcagtgtatctttctaattgtttacatcaggggtcaccaacctttttgaaagcaagagctacttcttgggtagtgattaatgcgaagggctaccagtttgatacacacttaaataaattgccagaaatagccaatttgctcaatttacctttaactttatgttattattaataattaaggatatttacacttaattgaacggtttaaaagaggagaaaacacgaaaaaaatggcaattaaattttgaaacatagtatatcttcaatttcgactctttaaaattcaaaattcaaccgcaaaaaagaagagaaaaactagctaattcgaatctttttgaaaaaattaaaaaaataatttatggaacatcattagtaatttttcctgattaagattaattttagaattttgatgacatgttttaaataggttaaaatccaatctgcactttgttagaatatataacaaattggaccaagctatatttctaacaaagacaaatcattatttcttctagattttccagaacaaacattttaaaataaattcaaaagactttgaaataagatttacatttgattctacagactttctagatttgccggaataattttttttgaattttaatcataataagtttgaagaaatatttcacaaatattcttcgtcaaaaaaacagaagctaaaatgaagaattaaattaaaatgtatttattattctttacaataaaaaatttttttttacttgaacattgatttaaattgtcaggaaggaagaggaaggaatttaagaggtaaatgataaataaatgggttatacttgtatagcgcttttctaccttcaaggtactcaaagcgctttgacagtatttccacatttacccattcacacacacattcacacactgatggtgggagctgccatgcaaggcgctaaccagcagccatcagaggcaaagggtgaagtgtcttgcccaaggacacagcggacgtgactaggaaggtagaaggtgggaaaatacccacagccactctaccaacttcgccacgccgtccctaaaaggtaaaaaggtatatgtgtttaaaaatcctaaaatcatttttaaggctgtattttttctctaaaattgtctttctgaaagttataagaagcaaagtaaaaaaaattatgaatttatttaaacaagtgaagaccaagtctttaaaatatttccttggattttcaaattttatttgagttttgtctctcttagaattaaaaatgtcgggcaaagcgagaccagcttgctagtaaataaataaaatttaaaaaatagaggcagctcactggtaagtgctgctatttgagctatttctagaacaggccagcgggctattcatctggtccttacgggctacctggtgcccgcgggcaccgcgttggtgacccctggtttacatatttcgatttttttccaaatatttttccactgtcttttttcccccaaatgatTTATTTCCAGCTGCTAACGTGCTTATGTAAAGTCGCTGACAGTCAGCGCTGACTAAATTTAGACTCTTCAAAGCGTCTCTTCATGTTCTCCAGGGTGCCGCGTATAAAtagataaaataatgaataaaaatgggCTTTTCCATTTTTAAGGTGACTGAATCAAACGGCAAACCTTACAAGAAGGCTTTGATGTAaagttgtaaataaaaacatactgAGTAGAATAGTGATAAAATAATTTGTAATCATTTTTTTATTGACTTTCTTGCAtttttggggtgtttttttttttccacagccACCAGCAGATGAACGTCGGGGGTCTCGGCCACACTCCATGGTGCGCTCCTTCACCATGCCCTCCTCTCAGAGGCCGCTCTCTGTGGCGTCGGTCACCTCCGCCTCTTCAGACAACTCCCCCTCCAGGCCCGGCTCGGACGGGTAACACCCGCTGTCATTATTGGGGCAGCTAACATTTCCATACTTCCCATGAAAGAGTGGCATCTCTGACTGGTTTCTGTCCTCAGCTTCGCCCTGGAGCCCCTCCTGCCAAAGAAGCTGCACACCAAGTCTCAGGACAAGCTGGACCGCGACGAGCCCGAGCGGGAGCGGCGggacaagaagaaggagaagaggaaCAGCAAACACCAGGAGATCTTCGACAAGGAGATGAAGACCACCGAGATCCATCTGCAGCCTGCTGAGGCCGTCATACTCTCAGAGACGGTACTTTTCACAAATTCATTTTCCCAATTTGGTTTGAGTCCCCTATAATACATCTGGTCTCCAAAAACATAATTTAGTGCCACCCAAGACACTTAATCTGGTGTCTAAAACATAAGCTAAACCCCCCAAATATTTTTGTCCCCCCAAAAATATCATCTTCCCACCCAAAAATCATTGAGGCCCCCCAAAATCATTATctatccccccaaaaaatgtcatcAAGGCCCCAAAAAACATAATCTAGTCCTCCAAAAACCATTAATCCCCCAAAATGTGTCGTCTTTCTCCAAAAAAACATCACCTGTTCCCCCAAAACCATAGTCTAGTCTGCTAAAACAtctaatcccccccaaaaaacatcatatagtcaaaaatattatctagtcctgcaaaaaaaaaaaaaaaaatcattgaggCCCCCCAAAATCATTATCTATCCCCTCAAAAAATGTCATCAAGGCCCCAATAAACATAACCGAGTCCTCCAAAAACCATTTGGTCCCCCAAAATTTGTCGTCTTTTTCCAAAAAAACATCACCTGTTCCCCCAAAACCATAGTCTAGTCTGCTAAAACAtctaatcccccccaaaaaacatcatATAGTCCACCAAAAACATCTGGTCCCCCAAAAACTTCATTTAGTCTTTGAAACATAACCTAGTCCCCATCAAAAATATAATCTagtcctgcaaaaaaaaaaaaaaatcatcgagACCCCCCAAAATCATTATCTATACCCCAAAAAATGTCATCAAGGCTCCGAAAAACATAATCTAGTCCTCCAAAAACCATTAGTCCCCCAAAATATGTCTTCTTTTTCCAAAAAAACATCACCTGTTCCCCCACAACCATAGTCTAGTCTGCTAAAACATCtaatccccccaaaaaaatcaaaaacatctgGTCCCCCAAAAACTTCATTTAGTCTTTGAAACATAACCTAGTCCCCATCAAAAATATTATCTAgtcctgcaaaaaaaataaaaaatcatcgaGGCCCCCCAAAATCATTATCtatcccccaaaaaatgtcatcAAGGCTCCGAAAAACATAATCTAGTCCTACAAAAACCATTAGTCCCCCAAAATATGTCTTCTTTCTCTGAAAAAACATCACCTTTTCCCCCAAAACCATAGTCTAGTCTGCTAAAACAtctaatcccccccaaaaaacatcatATAGTCCACCAAAAACATCTGGTCCCCCAAAAACTTCATTTAGTCTTTGAAACATAACATGAAAAATATAATCTagtcctgcaaaaaaaaaatcatcaaggCCCCCCAAAATCATTATCTATACCCCAAAAAAATGTCATCAAGGCCCCAATAAACATAACCGAGTCCTCCAAAAACCATTTGTCCCCCAAAATTTGTCGGCTTTTTCCGAAAAAACATCACCTGTTCCCCCAAAACCATAGTCTAGTCTGCTAAAACATCtaatccccccaaaaaacatcatatagtccagtggtccccaaccaccgggccacggcccggtaccggtccgcggatcgattggtaccggggcgcacaagaaatgtaaaaaaaatatataaaaaaaaaataaatgttttttttttttttttttttttttttttaaatgaaatcaacataaaaaacacaatatatacattatatatcaatatagatcaatacagtctgcagggatacagtccgtaagcacacatgattgtatttatttatgtaaaaaaaaaaaaaaaaaaatttttttttttttttttttttaaaatacaccccccctccaccccccaccggtccgtgggacaaattttcaagcgttgaccggtccgcagctacaaaaaggttggggaccactgatatagtccATCAAAAACATCTGGTCCCCCAAAAACTTCATTTAGTCTTTGAAACATAACCTAGTCCCCATCAAAAATATAATCTagtcctgcaaaaaaaaaaaaaaatcatcgagGCCCCCCAAAATCATTATctatccccccaaaaaatgtcatcAAGGCCCCAATAAACATAACCGAGTCCTCCAAAAACCATTTGGTCCCCCAAAATTTGTCGTCTTTTTCCGAAAAAACATCACCTGTTCCCCCAAAACCATAGTCTAGTCTGCTAAAACATCtaatccccccaaaaaaacctcaTATAGTCCACCAAAAACATCTGGTCCCCCAAAAACTTCATTTAGTCTTTGAAACATAACCTAGTCCCCATCAAAAATATAATCTAgtcctgcaaaaaaaataaaaaatcatcgaGGCCCCCCAAAATCATTATCTATACCCCAAAAAAATGTCATCAAGGCTCCGAAAAACATAATCTAGTCCTCCAAAAACCATTAGTCCCCCAAAATATGTCTTCTTTTTCCGAAAAAACCACCTGTTCCCCCACAACCATAGTCTAGTCTGCTAAAACATCtaatcccccccccaaaaaaatcaaaaacatctgGTCCCCCAAAAACTTAATTTAGTCTTTGAAACATAACCTAGTCCCCATCAAAAATATAATCTAgtcctgcaaaaaaaataaaaaatcatcgaGGCCCCCCAAAATCATTATctatccccccaaaaaatgtcatcAAGGCCCCGAAAAACAATCTAGTCCTCCAAAAACCATTAGTCCCCCAAAATATGTCTTCTTTCTCTGAAAAAACATCACCTGTTCCCCCACAACCATAGTCTAGTCTGCTAAAACATCTAATCCCCCTCAAAAAATCTCATCAAAAATATAATCTAgtcctgcaaaaaaaataaaaaatcatcgaGGCCCCCCAAAATCATTATCTATACCCCAAAAAAATGTCATCAAGGCTCCGAAAAACATAATCTAATCCTCCAAAAACCATTAGTCCCCCAAAATATGTCTTCTTTCTCTGAAAAAACATCACCTGTTCCCCCAAAACCATAGTCTAGTCTGCTAAAACAtctaatcccccccaaaaaatcaaaaacatctgGTCCCCCAAAAACTTAATTTAGTCTTTGAAACATAACCTAGTCCCCATCAAAAATATAATCTAGTCCTGCAAAAAACTACATTCAGTTCTCAAAAAATCATAAATGTGTCCCCccaaatatataatatatcctCCGTAAAACATTCTAATACCCCTAAAACTTTATCTAGTCTGCCAAAAGAACATCCATTGCCCCCAAAAACGCCATCTAGCCTCCCGAAAAcatgccgtattttccggactataaagcgcacgtaaaatcctttcattttctcaaaaatgtacAGTGCGCCTTTTCCCCcaaaatgtacggaataattctggttgtggttaccgacctcgaagcaattttatttggtacatggtgtaatgataagtgtgaccagtagatggcagtcacacataagagatacgtgtggactgcaatatgacgccagtaaacaacaccaaaatttccATTGGAAATAAAGAACgatacacacggcactcaaaaatctgtcaaaatgttttagtacgactttgaagccgcaccgcttgatggattgtcggctcgTTACGGCTACCGTAGCCAGAGatacgagtaccgtatttttcggagtataagtcgcaccgaccgaaaatgcataataaagaaggaaaaaaacatatataagtcgcactggagtataagtcgcattttttgggggaaatgtatttgataaaagccaacagcaagaatagacatttgaaagtaaattgaaaatgaatcaagaatagtgaacaacaggctgaataagtgtacgttatatgaggcataaataaccaactggtatgttaacgtaacatattatggtaagagtcattcaaataactataacatatagaacatgctatacgtttaccaaacaatctgtcactcctaatcactaaatcccatgaaatcttatacgtctagtctcttacgtcaatgacatcaataatattatacgatattttacgctaatgtgttaatcatttcacacataagtcgctcctgagtataagtcgcacccccggccaaactacgaaaaaaaactgcgacttatagtccgaaaaatacggtgaatATTAACTGTAGTATttttgaaataccaaaatatatgacattgaggtgtatagcttttacattttatttttttttaaatagcacgATACTGTTAGCATGCGAACATGCAAACTTTAACATGTGCCAAGTACCAAAACATATTACTCTGAGATGTGTAGCTGAAAAAGTGTATAACGTTAGCACGCATAAAGTGCAAAAATATGGCTGAGGTGTATACCAAcaaaattagcttgaaaaaaatataagctagcatgctaatgttagcatgctgacaggtatcatccgtcaagtgacaaaatatttgacgctgagggtGTGtaccgctcctgagtataagtcgccaaactatgaaaaaaactgcgacttatagttcgaaaaatacggtagtccccCAAAAACTTAATCTAGtctgccaaaacaaaaacattgaatcCCCCCAAAAATAGTTCCTTCAAAAACTAAAAATGTCATCTTggcctccaaaaacatcatattaGTCCCTCAAAAACATCATCTAGTCTGCCAAAAACACAATCTAGAGCTCTAACCCGTAAAAATATCTAGTTCAGTGATTCTCTGGCTCTATCTCTATCtagttaaagtacagtgttttattttcctatattcaaacccagtgttactgttcaaactgtgtgtaatgttacaggtatttgtttcatgtctctacgacgttcctaccggaagttacaagcagttttgtctgagttttcctctgaggagcagttttttctgtttttttttcaaaaattatgtagagcacaattttgaggtttggggttcggtttttttttagatcgcaatttccaccagtcccgatgtgtgtgagaagtttggtgagttttgaagtattttaagggggtcaaattagaggtcaaagacgtaaaaagcagtgtttttagtacatttttgtctaaaatgggaaattgccaacttcctgttgctttttgcccgaggatgtgtcattatgagttgtaggtctaagtgagacctacatacaggtttttgtttcatgtctctacgaccttcctagtgggagttacagggagttattttttttcatgcgaacagcattcgtgcagagtacaaataatacaacggtgcaaagtaatacaaagtgctcgcctgtacgttatcaaaataaccagcctaccggtatatgaaaaagtcagtctttaatcattgtgtcatcgtcttcctcctgcgtactaaaaccaccgaaatcctcttcgtcggtgtcggagaagaacaggccgtatataagccgcacccttgtataagccgcagggaccagaacgagggggaaaagtagcggcttatagtccggaaattacggtatatagccctaaatcgcaagtgtctcaaaaggctgcacaagccacaacgacatcctcggttcagatcccacatgagggcaaggaaaaactcacaacccagtgggacgtcaaataataaatatacttgttaaataaaacctctgttacgctactgtattttaatgtcgatcattacggtggtacttggagagccaagttctttctgaggtggtactcggtGGAAAAAAGttgaagaaccactgatctatttcCCCTCAAAAACAATTTAGTCCCCCCCAGAAAATGTCATCAAGTCTTGTCAAAAAAACATGCAGTCCTCCGAAGACCATCACCAAGCTCCAAAATCAGCCTGTTATTGATCTATTGATTGTTCACAGATCAGCCCTCTGAGGCCTCAGAGACCCAGAAGTCAAGTCCTCAACCAGCTGGGCGGAGACCGCCGCCTCTCCGTGTCCCCCGGGCCTCCTTCCTCGCCGTccaactcctcttcctcctcctcgccGGCACCCCCGCCCATCACGCCAAGGAGCAAACTGTCCTTCAGTCTGCACACGGTCTCCAGTAAGAATGAAAGAGTAATATCAGCCGTATTcctgtgcatccagaaagtattcacagcgcttcacttttccccACATTTGGTTACGTTACAGCCTTACTccaaaattaatttttgtcctcaaaattctgcagacaacaccccataatgacaatgtgaaatcacATGCACATAACTATTCAcaacatttgctcaatactttgttgtggcattgtattcaaaaagacttgaggctggaattgatgccaaaggtgcatcaacaaaggctgtaaacctggggccgtacttatcaagcttcttagaattactcctaagaagtctgctaagagttgacttaagagtaaataaattattcgctgaaagctgcacttaaaagttagttatcaagcgtcttactcacactttcagcgaagtgtaggcctgaatcttaagtgtcacactcagagctgaattacgacattactatgtgccgtaaacgcaattttaggtgacgtcatttctgtgtccatagaaatgaccaatcacggaagggaatccgttgtctaagaataaagaaatatcttggaaatatttaagtggacaatgggagtgtatattttgacaataaactacaaaataatacaaaacaaactagtccccgccggcactcacgctaccgctccctctcttctctcgcccacacactcactgacgtcactcacctcacggccacacacatacgctactgtcataacattttctttccaattcattaattaggcaactaatttgaaactggtgtgggtggctctatatatactagcccactgcagacacatgcagaaatcaacaaggaatcgaaaagtattaaatctgtgacaaaaataatatccgctctgtctaaacgataccgtttgatcagctgctcgtcatcaaaataaaaaaaaacattgttccgttccctgaacgttggcgcacgtctctctcgcctcagtgccatcccctgctggcaactcctaaccacttaagacacctctgaaggtctcttaaatatcgtggagagtaggagtgattcttagacttaagaacgttgataaaaagcttttattcttaagtttgagagtaggactaaatttcgcaaattctcaggacttaagtgtaaaatggcactctaagaagcttgataagtacggccccaggggtccccaaactttttgactcggggggggcgGCGCGAGTGCAATGATGTCACgttgtcgatgggaaaatgcatttttagactggatgatttgcctgagcggcgaggagacaccgagagtaacaagcggtggaaaatggattagaaaggacagattttaaaaaataataaatatatatatatacaggtatgtattattattattattatttttttaaactttagacttagacaacttagacaaactttatagatccacaagggaaattgttccacacagtagctcagttacaaaggatggaaaggataatgcaggtataaagaagtagcaatataaaatataacatatgtaatatttacatattatatatacagtatataatatatactgatatattatattacattatatttttatataatatatacaatatataacaaatcccaaataccaagtacaatattacagtaccgtatttttcggactgtaagtcgcagtttttttcatagtttggccgggggtgcgacttatactcaggagcgacttatgtgtgaaatgattaacacattaccgtaaaatatcaaataatattatttagctcattcacgtaagagactagacgtataagatttcatgggatttagcgattaggagtgacagattgtttggtaaacgtatagcatgttctatatcaggggtcaccaacgcggtgcccgcgggcaccaggtagcccgtaag includes the following:
- the LOC133654948 gene encoding dedicator of cytokinesis protein 1-like gives rise to the protein MTCLQHRSPSFWSLHVSDKCFSPRLSSTRFRSRTLPKASASTGEKVTEALRPFHDRLEACFKQLREKVEKQYGVKTLPPADERRGSRPHSMVRSFTMPSSQRPLSVASVTSASSDNSPSRPGSDGFALEPLLPKKLHTKSQDKLDRDEPERERRDKKKEKRNSKHQEIFDKEMKTTEIHLQPAEAVILSETISPLRPQRPRSQVLNQLGGDRRLSVSPGPPSSPSNSSSSSSPAPPPITPRSKLSFSLHTVSNLELNGLGCADKAEIPPPLPVKGSTADYGNLLDNQDLSAPSTPPPPPPHQRHLPPPLPSKTPPPPPPKTTRKQASIDSGIVQ